The following is a genomic window from Sphingobacterium spiritivorum.
GTTGTTAACGATCTGTACTTTTTCGTTGGCAATAATATTTGCCGCATCCATTAAGTCTTCATCGATCGTGATACTACCGACATAGTTTAATTCGGCCTGAGTCACACGAACGCGATGAATTTTGGATTTCATTACCTCAATTATCATAATGCAAAGTTAGATTTTTAAATAAAAAAAACAGCTACGGGGTTATTTTTATGACAATTAATTCAAAATCATATTATCAATAAGTCTCACTCCTTCTACCCATGCCGTTACCAGAGCTACGTATTTTTTATCTGCTTCTATCGTATGTGCTTCATGCAGAGTCGTTGTCTCACATATAGCAAAATATTCCACTTTTACACCTGCTGTCTGTTCAAGAATGGCAATAGCTTCTTCCTTTAACCGATCAGGAGAAGTCTGCGTGAATTGATCACGCACATAGCGCAACGCTTTTGAGAGTGCCAGAGCTGTTTTCTTACCTGCTTGGGAGAGGCGTGCATTTCTGGAGCTCAGCGCCAGACCATCTTTATCTCTGATAATAGGACAGATAGCGAGCTGTATAGGAAGATGCTTATCCTTTATCATTTTATTGATGACCATCACTTGCTGAAAATCCTTTTGACCAAAGCAGGCAATGTCAGGCTGTACTAATGTAAAAAGCTTATACACAATCTGTGTCACACCCTGAAAGTGTCCGGGACGGTGTTCTCCTTCCCATATGCTGTCCAGGTCGCCCAGATCAATATGCCATTCTTCATTTGTACTGTACATTTCTGCTGTAGAAGGCATAAATAAGATGTCGCAATTTGCAGATTCCAGCATCCGGATATCATGCTCAATAGGGCGGGGGTATTTCTCCAGATCTTTCGGATCGTTAAACTGAGTCGGATTGACAAAGATGCTGCATACCCGTATATCGGCAATGGGTTTGGCGTATTCGATCAGGGAAATATGTCCTTCATGCAATGCCCCCATTGTTGGTATAAGTGCTACTTTCTGTTTAGCCTCACGAGCGGCAGACAGATAGTTCTGCAGCTCTTTTTTGGTTTTAAATATCTTCACTTTTTAAAACTTTTCTGAGGGGCAAAAATGGGGAATTATTTTGTGATTCTAAAGCGATGATCTGTAGTGAATTGCGAAAGTCATAAATTATCTGTATCTTTGTGGACCGATTTTACTGTTCTATTAAATAACTAAATAACTGGAGATGGCTAAAACGAAGATATTGTTTGTAACCCACGAGATGTCGCCTTTCCTCGAATTAAGTAAAATTTCTGAAATTACACGCCAACTACCTCAAGCAATGCAAGAAAAGGGTTTTGAAATCAGAATCCTGATGCCTCGCTTTGGTAATATCAATGAGCGTAGAAATCGTCTTCATGAAGTGATTCGATTGTCAGGAATGAATATTGTGGTGGATAATAACGACAATCCATTGATTATCAAGGTGGCATCCTTACCTGCAGCACGAATGCAGGTGTACTTTTTGGACAACGAAGATTATTTTCAGCGTAAAAAGGTTTTCAAAAATGAAAGCGGAGAATTTTTCGATGATAATAATGAACGCTCTGTCTTCTTCTGTAAGGGGGTTTTGGAAACGGTCAAAAAATTAGGATGGTCTCCTGATGTGGTACATTGCCATGGATGGTTCTCTGCACTGGTACCGGCGTACCTGAAAACAACTTACAAAGATGATCCGGCATTTAAAGGTGCTAAAGTCATGTATTCTTTATACAACGAAGATGACTTTGGAAGTTCTTCATTGCATGCAAAATATGCTGAAATAGCTCCTGAAGGAAGTATGACAGCAGAAGATGCTGCAAATTACGGTAGCGGAAGTTATGTTGATGTATACAAAGGTGCGTTGGCTTTTACAGATGTAGCTGTTATCGCTGATCAGGGTGTTTCGCAAGAGATTATTGATTTTGCAAAGAGCAGAGATATTCAGATCTTCGAACCGCACGGAGACGAAGACTATGAAGCTTTCAATGATCTGTTCGATCAGTTTGCTCCTGTAGAAGAGGAAACAACGGTTTAAGTCGGAATTAATACCGGTTTAATCACTTTTAAACGTATAATATAAATCTCTGTCAGTCGAACTGACAGAGATTTTTTTTGCACTGCACTTATCTCTGGAAGATATAAGGGTGCTTTATTAAAAACGCCCGGAGTATCAAATTGTGGAGAATCTACACGTAGATTCTCCACAATTTGA
Proteins encoded in this region:
- a CDS encoding glycogen/starch synthase, coding for MAKTKILFVTHEMSPFLELSKISEITRQLPQAMQEKGFEIRILMPRFGNINERRNRLHEVIRLSGMNIVVDNNDNPLIIKVASLPAARMQVYFLDNEDYFQRKKVFKNESGEFFDDNNERSVFFCKGVLETVKKLGWSPDVVHCHGWFSALVPAYLKTTYKDDPAFKGAKVMYSLYNEDDFGSSSLHAKYAEIAPEGSMTAEDAANYGSGSYVDVYKGALAFTDVAVIADQGVSQEIIDFAKSRDIQIFEPHGDEDYEAFNDLFDQFAPVEEETTV
- the panC gene encoding pantoate--beta-alanine ligase, whose translation is MKIFKTKKELQNYLSAAREAKQKVALIPTMGALHEGHISLIEYAKPIADIRVCSIFVNPTQFNDPKDLEKYPRPIEHDIRMLESANCDILFMPSTAEMYSTNEEWHIDLGDLDSIWEGEHRPGHFQGVTQIVYKLFTLVQPDIACFGQKDFQQVMVINKMIKDKHLPIQLAICPIIRDKDGLALSSRNARLSQAGKKTALALSKALRYVRDQFTQTSPDRLKEEAIAILEQTAGVKVEYFAICETTTLHEAHTIEADKKYVALVTAWVEGVRLIDNMILN